Proteins encoded in a region of the Candidatus Limnocylindrales bacterium genome:
- a CDS encoding NAD(P)-dependent oxidoreductase, translating into MNQRIAVLGASGVYGRHLVPRLVAAGYRVRALVRRPEAAAIANACGADVLAADIFDEASLRSGLDGCDVAINLATSLPGPSSKGDYAKNDELRREGTPVFVRACRDAGVARILQQSIAMTHAGGGDAWADETTFHPVADDGIAGAAISAVRAMERSIEESELDWLVLRGALFYGPGTGFDEDWFARANAGKLRLPDEGNDYVSLVHIADMAAATVAAIERWPSRQALIVADDQPATWRDVLSYVCALAGTSPPQPGGRSLMPSFRVTNKRARDLLAWSPVYPDYRAGLVR; encoded by the coding sequence ATGAATCAGCGAATCGCCGTCCTCGGCGCGTCCGGAGTGTACGGGCGTCATCTGGTGCCGCGCCTCGTCGCTGCCGGCTATCGCGTCCGCGCGCTCGTGCGGCGTCCCGAGGCTGCAGCGATCGCCAATGCGTGCGGCGCCGACGTACTCGCCGCCGACATCTTCGACGAGGCGTCGCTGCGAAGCGGCCTCGACGGCTGCGACGTCGCGATCAATCTCGCCACGAGCCTTCCCGGCCCGAGCTCGAAAGGCGACTACGCAAAGAACGATGAGCTGCGCCGCGAAGGCACACCAGTCTTCGTGCGTGCATGCCGCGATGCGGGCGTCGCGCGAATCCTCCAGCAGAGCATCGCGATGACGCACGCCGGCGGCGGCGATGCGTGGGCCGACGAGACGACGTTCCATCCTGTCGCCGACGACGGCATCGCGGGCGCGGCGATTTCTGCCGTGCGCGCCATGGAGCGGTCGATCGAAGAATCGGAGCTCGACTGGCTCGTTCTGCGCGGCGCGCTCTTCTACGGCCCGGGCACCGGTTTCGACGAGGACTGGTTCGCCCGCGCGAACGCCGGGAAGCTCAGACTTCCCGACGAAGGAAACGACTATGTCTCGCTCGTCCACATCGCCGACATGGCGGCGGCCACGGTCGCGGCCATCGAGCGCTGGCCGTCGCGGCAGGCGCTGATCGTCGCCGACGATCAGCCGGCAACGTGGCGCGATGTCCTCAGCTACGTGTGCGCGCTTGCCGGAACCAGCCCGCCGCAGCCCGGCGGACGTTCGCTCATGCCGTCGTTTCGCGTGACCAACAAGCGAGCACGCGATCTGCTGGCATGGTCGCCGGTCTATCCGGACTACCGGGCCGGGCTGGTCCGCTGA
- a CDS encoding class I SAM-dependent methyltransferase, with protein sequence MTQTPDELATITARTLDHYNQSARDFWEGTRDHDVSQNIDALLRHIHGAPPLRILDFGCGPGRDLIALRALGHEPIGLEGSPPLAAMAREHSGCDVWEQDFLALELPAEYFDGIFANASLFHVPSQELPRVLGELRAALKPDGVLFSSNPRGNNDEGWNHGRYGTYHDLASWRAFLDAAGFTELEHYYRPPGLPRDRQPWLASVWRKSQASRPNR encoded by the coding sequence ATGACGCAGACGCCCGACGAGCTCGCGACCATCACCGCGCGGACTCTCGATCACTACAACCAGTCGGCTCGTGATTTCTGGGAAGGCACGCGCGACCACGACGTCTCGCAGAACATCGACGCGCTGCTGCGCCACATTCACGGCGCGCCGCCTCTGCGGATTCTCGATTTCGGCTGCGGCCCCGGCCGCGACCTGATTGCGCTGCGCGCGCTCGGGCACGAGCCGATCGGACTCGAGGGCTCGCCGCCGCTCGCGGCGATGGCGCGCGAGCACAGCGGCTGCGACGTCTGGGAGCAGGATTTCCTCGCGCTCGAGCTTCCCGCCGAATACTTCGACGGCATCTTTGCCAACGCGTCGCTGTTTCACGTGCCGAGCCAGGAGCTGCCGCGCGTGCTCGGCGAGCTCCGCGCGGCGCTCAAGCCAGACGGCGTGCTGTTCAGCTCGAATCCGCGCGGAAACAACGACGAAGGATGGAACCACGGACGCTACGGGACCTATCACGACCTCGCATCGTGGCGCGCGTTTCTCGACGCGGCCGGCTTCACCGAGCTCGAGCACTACTACCGGCCGCCGGGCCTGCCGCGCGACCGGCAGCCATGGCTTGCGAGCGTATGGCGAAAAAGCCAAGCATCCCGGCCGAATCGGTAG
- a CDS encoding RidA family protein, with protein sequence MRKLVSSGSPFESRIGFSRAVRVGNVVAVAGTAPIAPDGGVAAVGDMYGQTRRCLEIVSQAIADAGLTLDSVVRTRVMLTDISRWEEAARAHGEVFSSIKPANTFVQVVGFINAEWLVELEVDCVADDN encoded by the coding sequence ATGCGGAAACTGGTTTCTTCCGGATCACCTTTTGAATCCCGTATCGGCTTCTCGCGGGCCGTGCGCGTGGGCAACGTCGTAGCGGTCGCCGGGACTGCACCTATTGCGCCCGACGGCGGGGTCGCCGCTGTCGGCGACATGTATGGTCAGACCAGGCGATGTCTCGAGATTGTCTCTCAGGCCATCGCCGATGCCGGGCTCACGCTGGACAGCGTCGTTCGAACTCGCGTGATGCTGACGGACATTTCGAGATGGGAGGAGGCTGCGCGCGCCCACGGCGAGGTGTTCTCGTCGATCAAGCCCGCCAATACGTTCGTTCAGGTTGTCGGCTTCATCAACGCCGAGTGGCTGGTAGAGCTCGAAGTGGACTGCGTCGCGGACGATAACTGA
- a CDS encoding NAD(P)/FAD-dependent oxidoreductase, translating to MSNSDDPQLLDALIIGAGFSGLYQLYRLRERGFNVRLFEAAPDMGGIWYWNCYPGARVDSHVPNYEFSIEELWRDWNWTERFPAWDELRRYFRHVDDKLQLSRDIRFNSRVVAAHFDAEHDQWQIECADGHRIRTRFFIPCTGFASKAYIPRLPGLESFTGPCFHTAHWPQHGLDLARKRVGVIGTGASGVQVIQEAGKIAEELTVFQRTPNLALPMQQQTFDATTQHAMKAHYPEWFRRRAQSGGGLFDIQPDERSALDVSEEERLAIFESAWRKGGFHFWGGTFRDIAFDRNANQLAYKFWREKTRARINDPAVADKLAPAEAPHPFGSKRPSLEQRYFEVFNQDNVTLVDVREDPIEEITSTGVRTKSHLYEMDILVLATGFDASTGGLTQIDIRGLSGRSLQETWSTGVRTHLGFGIPDYPNLLMLYGPQSPTSFCNGPTCAELQGDWVVDCLCYLRDKGLTRIEATQASGDAWTQHMADLAAGTLLGLADSWYMGANIPGKPRQLLHHIGVQDYLSFCRQSAENGYSGFDIR from the coding sequence ATGTCCAACAGCGATGACCCCCAACTCCTCGACGCGCTGATCATCGGCGCCGGCTTCAGCGGTCTCTACCAGCTCTACCGGCTGCGCGAGCGCGGCTTCAACGTGCGCCTCTTCGAAGCTGCCCCGGATATGGGCGGAATCTGGTACTGGAACTGCTATCCCGGAGCTCGAGTCGATTCGCACGTTCCGAACTACGAATTTTCGATCGAAGAGCTCTGGCGCGACTGGAACTGGACGGAACGCTTCCCGGCATGGGACGAGCTGCGGCGCTACTTCCGCCACGTGGATGACAAGCTTCAGCTCTCACGCGATATCCGTTTCAACTCCCGCGTCGTTGCTGCGCACTTCGATGCTGAACACGACCAGTGGCAGATCGAGTGCGCCGACGGTCACAGGATCCGCACCCGGTTCTTCATCCCGTGCACCGGCTTCGCGTCCAAGGCGTACATCCCAAGGCTGCCTGGCCTCGAGAGCTTCACCGGTCCGTGCTTTCACACGGCTCACTGGCCGCAGCACGGTCTCGACCTCGCCCGCAAGCGCGTCGGCGTGATCGGCACCGGCGCCAGCGGCGTCCAGGTGATCCAGGAAGCAGGCAAGATCGCCGAAGAGCTCACGGTCTTTCAGCGCACGCCGAATCTCGCGCTGCCGATGCAGCAACAGACATTCGATGCGACGACGCAGCACGCGATGAAGGCACACTATCCGGAATGGTTCCGCCGGCGCGCGCAATCCGGCGGAGGCCTGTTCGATATCCAGCCCGACGAACGCTCCGCCCTCGACGTTTCCGAGGAAGAGCGCCTTGCGATCTTCGAGTCGGCGTGGCGAAAAGGCGGCTTCCATTTCTGGGGTGGGACTTTCCGCGACATCGCCTTTGACAGGAACGCCAACCAGCTCGCGTACAAATTCTGGCGCGAAAAGACCCGAGCCCGCATCAACGATCCCGCCGTCGCCGACAAGCTCGCGCCCGCCGAAGCGCCTCATCCATTCGGCTCAAAACGTCCATCGCTCGAGCAGCGCTACTTCGAGGTCTTCAACCAGGACAACGTCACGCTGGTCGACGTTCGCGAAGATCCGATCGAGGAAATCACCAGCACCGGCGTACGCACGAAGTCGCATCTCTACGAGATGGACATCCTCGTCCTCGCCACCGGATTCGATGCCAGCACCGGCGGGCTTACGCAGATCGACATCCGCGGCCTGTCCGGTCGGTCGCTCCAGGAGACCTGGAGCACGGGCGTGCGGACGCATCTCGGCTTCGGCATTCCTGACTACCCGAACCTGCTGATGCTGTACGGTCCGCAAAGCCCGACATCGTTCTGCAACGGTCCGACCTGCGCCGAGCTGCAGGGAGACTGGGTCGTCGACTGCCTGTGCTACCTGCGCGACAAGGGCCTTACGCGCATCGAGGCCACGCAGGCTTCCGGCGATGCGTGGACGCAGCACATGGCCGATCTGGCGGCTGGCACACTGCTCGGCCTTGCGGACTCGTGGTACATGGGCGCAAACATTCCCGGCAAACCGCGTCAGCTGTTGCATCACATCGGGGTGCAGGACTATCTGAGCTTCTGCAGGCAGAGCGCCGAGAACGGATACTCGGGTTTCGATATTCGCTGA
- a CDS encoding DoxX family protein, with translation MRSLIQWLSEPPVDGPASILLLRLMAGGVFLWEGILKFVFVNQGAGRFTKLGFPFPELTAGAVGTLEIVGGVLLLAGLVTRLIAVPFIIEMIVAMLSTKITMYLGTSPLPLPASLPQIGMWAVLHEIRSEYAQLATCLFLLINGPGRLSLDALLRARTRSSGYLKSTLAAARST, from the coding sequence ATGCGCAGCTTGATTCAATGGCTCAGCGAGCCGCCCGTCGATGGGCCGGCATCGATTCTCCTTCTTCGGCTGATGGCCGGGGGAGTTTTTCTCTGGGAAGGCATTCTCAAGTTTGTCTTCGTCAATCAAGGAGCCGGCCGATTTACAAAGCTCGGATTCCCGTTTCCGGAGCTGACGGCCGGGGCGGTCGGGACACTCGAGATCGTGGGCGGCGTTCTTCTGCTGGCCGGGCTTGTGACCCGGCTCATTGCGGTTCCGTTCATCATCGAGATGATCGTGGCGATGCTGTCGACGAAAATCACGATGTATCTGGGAACATCGCCACTACCGCTTCCGGCTTCGCTGCCGCAGATCGGCATGTGGGCCGTGCTGCACGAGATCCGGTCGGAATACGCGCAGCTCGCCACGTGCCTTTTCCTGCTCATCAACGGACCAGGCCGTCTGTCGCTGGACGCGCTGCTGCGGGCACGAACGCGATCGTCCGGCTATCTCAAATCGACGCTGGCCGCAGCACGATCCACCTGA